The stretch of DNA TCGGAGATGACAGACCGACTTTTCGTTCCGACGGTAAAGGACTGCGAAGCGCTCAAGGAATGAACGGTAATCTGACGTCTAGAGCTTGGGCAGCGTGACTCCGCGCTGGCCCATATATTTGCCCGCGCGATCGGCGTAGGTGACTTCGGGGCGCTCGTTGCCTTTCAGGAACAGGAACTGGCAGGCGCCTTCGTTGGCGTAGATCTTGGCGGGCAGCGGGGTGGTGTTGGAGAATTCCAGCGTCACATGCCCTTCCCAGCCGGGTTCGAGCGGGGTGACGTTCACGATGATCCCGCACCGGGCGTAGGTCGATTTGCCGAGGCAGATGACCAGCACGTCGTCGGGGATGCGGAAATATTCCACCGTGCGGGCGAGCGCGAAGCTGTTGGGCGGGATGATGCAGACGTCGGTCTGCTTGTCGACGAAGCTGTTGGACGCGAAGTCCTTCGGATCGACGATGGCGCTGTCGATGTTGGTGAAGATCTTGAATTCGTCGGCAACGCGCGCGTCGTAGCCGAAGCTCGACAGACCGTAGCTGATATTCCCCTCGCGCCGCTGCGCTTCGACGAAGGGTTCGATCATCTGGTGCTCGCGCGAGGCCGCGCGAATCCACT from Sphingomicrobium sp. XHP0239 encodes:
- the dcd gene encoding dCTP deaminase encodes the protein MSILSDKWIRAASREHQMIEPFVEAQRREGNISYGLSSFGYDARVADEFKIFTNIDSAIVDPKDFASNSFVDKQTDVCIIPPNSFALARTVEYFRIPDDVLVICLGKSTYARCGIIVNVTPLEPGWEGHVTLEFSNTTPLPAKIYANEGACQFLFLKGNERPEVTYADRAGKYMGQRGVTLPKL